Within uncultured Methanoregula sp., the genomic segment CGGCACTACCATCTCGACAAGGGCACGATCGCACGGGCGGTCAAGAAACTCGAGACTGCCGGGTATATCCGGCGGATTGTCGATCCCACCGATCGCAGGGCGGTCCGCCTCTTTCTTACGGAAAAAGGAGAGCAGGTAATACCCGTGCTGAAGGAAATACACTGCGAATGGGATGAGCGGGTTTTTACCGGCATGTCCCATGGAGACCGGACTACGATAATGTCCCTGATGCGCCGGATCGCACAGAGCAGCTGCCAGACCATCTGCACCACCGGAGATTGTACCCATGCAGGAGAATAATTCTCCCGGCAACGTGCCGGATATCCCTGACGAGAAAGAAATTTCCGAAGGGATATCGATCCTGAGGGGCGATCCGAAAAAAGCGATCGTGAAACTGTCAGGGCCCATGATCGTGGCAATGTTCCTGATGTCCACCTACAACATCGTCAACGCCATCTGGGTGGCAGGCCTTGGATCGGACGCCCTCGCGGCAGTCGGGTTCATCACCCCGCTCTTCATGGTCCTCATCGGCATGGGGAGCGGTCTCGGGGCCGGGGTGGCATCGGTCATCTCACGCCGGATCGGCGCAAAGGACAAGGCGGGTGCTGACAATGCAGCAGTCCACGCCCTGCTCATCACCCTCATAATCTCAGCGATTCTCACGATACCCTTGATCCTCCTCACCGGCCCGATCGTCAACCTCTTCGGGGCAGGGGAAACTGCAGGCCTTGCAACCGAGTACGGCCAGGTCATATTCCTGGGAATGGTCCTCATCATTTTCACCAACATCGCCTACGCGATCCTCCGGGCGGAAGGGGATGCCAAACGGGCGATGTATGTCATGGGAGCATCTTCGGTCCTGAACATGATCCTCGATCCCCTGCTCATCTATACGGCAGGGATGGGCATCGCCGGGGCTGCGTGGGGAATGATAATCTCCCTTCTCGTTGTCTCGGGCGTGCTCCTCTACTGGTTCTTTGTCAGGAAGGACACCTATGTTACGATCTCCTTTGCAGCATTCTCGTGGGACAAAAAAACCATCCGGGATATCCTCGGGGTCGGCCTCCCGGCGAGCACCGAGTTCCTGCTCATGGCGATCCTCGCGATCTTCATCAACGGCCTGCTTGTCGCAACTGCCGGGACAGATGCTGTCGCGGTCTATACTGCCGGGTGGCGGGTCGTCTTCTTTGCCATCATTCCCTTAATTGCAATCGGTACTTCGGTCATCTCGGTAGCCGGGGCTGCCTATGGTGCAAGGAACTTCTCAAGGATCCGGACTGCCCATACCTTCTCGATCACGCTCGGGATTGCGATCTCCCTTGCAATCAGCGCCATCACCTTCATCTTTGCCCGCCAGATAGCGCTCATTTTCACCTACTCGGCAGACAGCGCCCATCTCGCTCCGGAGATCGCAGCGTTCCTTGCCACCATGTGCCTCTTCTACCCGTTCGTCCCCCCCGGCATCATGTCGGCATCGATCTTCCAGGCAACCGGCAAAGGGATGACATCGCTGGTAATTACC encodes:
- a CDS encoding MarR family transcriptional regulator yields the protein MNSSLPDDIPLGAIVSIINRGKFIFLNDRLRPLGLSAGQFPVLMLLYKEQNITQDTLVRHYHLDKGTIARAVKKLETAGYIRRIVDPTDRRAVRLFLTEKGEQVIPVLKEIHCEWDERVFTGMSHGDRTTIMSLMRRIAQSSCQTICTTGDCTHAGE
- a CDS encoding MATE family efflux transporter, with translation MQENNSPGNVPDIPDEKEISEGISILRGDPKKAIVKLSGPMIVAMFLMSTYNIVNAIWVAGLGSDALAAVGFITPLFMVLIGMGSGLGAGVASVISRRIGAKDKAGADNAAVHALLITLIISAILTIPLILLTGPIVNLFGAGETAGLATEYGQVIFLGMVLIIFTNIAYAILRAEGDAKRAMYVMGASSVLNMILDPLLIYTAGMGIAGAAWGMIISLLVVSGVLLYWFFVRKDTYVTISFAAFSWDKKTIRDILGVGLPASTEFLLMAILAIFINGLLVATAGTDAVAVYTAGWRVVFFAIIPLIAIGTSVISVAGAAYGARNFSRIRTAHTFSITLGIAISLAISAITFIFARQIALIFTYSADSAHLAPEIAAFLATMCLFYPFVPPGIMSASIFQATGKGMTSLVITVMRNLVFIAVFAYLFGIVLGFGEHGIWWGIVAGDIIGGTVAYVWARAYISRLIANQ